The proteins below come from a single Mesobacillus jeotgali genomic window:
- a CDS encoding helix-turn-helix domain-containing protein: MSVGEKIKSLRLEKKYSISELSEKANVSKSYLSYIERGIQGNPSLQVLSRLADNLDTTVEYLMGQQMIPVDEEWAGLVDEAIKNGISKEDFAYYLDFMKFKSMNKQDKQ; the protein is encoded by the coding sequence ATGAGCGTAGGCGAGAAAATTAAAAGCTTAAGGCTTGAAAAAAAGTATTCTATTAGCGAACTCTCAGAAAAAGCGAATGTGTCCAAATCCTATCTCAGTTACATCGAAAGGGGGATCCAGGGAAACCCCTCTCTACAGGTGCTTTCCAGACTAGCAGACAATCTTGATACAACGGTTGAGTATTTAATGGGACAGCAAATGATACCTGTTGATGAGGAATGGGCTGGACTCGTTGATGAGGCAATAAAAAATGGAATCAGCAAGGAAGACTTTGCTTACTATCTGGATTTCATGAAGTTTAAAAGCATGAATAAACAGGATAAACAGTAA
- a CDS encoding anti-repressor SinI family protein, which produces MIKEQVVFEELDTEWMQLIMEALEMGINKEEIREFLMKTKNS; this is translated from the coding sequence TTGATTAAAGAGCAGGTAGTTTTCGAAGAACTGGATACAGAATGGATGCAGCTTATAATGGAAGCATTAGAAATGGGAATTAACAAAGAAGAAATCAGGGAATTTTTAATGAAGACAAAAAATAGCTAA
- a CDS encoding helix-turn-helix domain-containing protein: MIGERVKKLRQEKRMSLSELAEQAGVAKSYLSSLERNLQTNPSIQFLEKIAGVLNVPVDHLIHEQPDKENMDSDWVNLVKDAMDSGITKDQFREFLEFNKWRLNNK; this comes from the coding sequence TTGATCGGTGAACGCGTCAAAAAACTTCGACAAGAGAAAAGAATGTCCCTATCCGAATTGGCAGAACAAGCTGGCGTGGCCAAATCATATTTGAGTTCCCTGGAGCGAAATCTTCAAACAAATCCTTCAATCCAATTTTTAGAAAAGATAGCTGGAGTACTGAATGTACCGGTGGACCATCTCATTCATGAGCAGCCCGATAAAGAGAACATGGATTCAGACTGGGTCAATCTTGTAAAAGATGCAATGGATTCAGGAATCACAAAAGACCAATTCCGTGAGTTCCTGGAATTCAATAAATGGAGACTCAACAATAAATAA
- the treR gene encoding trehalose operon repressor — MQKKYLLIYEEISKQIQEGAYPPKTILPSENEFADMYQTSRETIRKALNLLAQNGFIQKIRGKGSLVLDLKRHQFPITGLISFKELAKNMGGKAKTTVEEFTLELAGREIARELNIADDEKVWKVKRVRHIDEERVILDKDYLVERHVPGLSSEKCENSIFEYIEGQLEKKISFAKKEFTVEEPSGEDRKLLDMEGFHAIVIVKNYIYFDDATLFQYTESRHRPDKFRFVDFARRMDTQTL, encoded by the coding sequence ATGCAGAAAAAGTATTTATTGATCTATGAAGAAATTTCGAAACAGATCCAGGAAGGAGCTTATCCTCCTAAAACAATTTTGCCATCCGAAAACGAATTCGCGGATATGTACCAAACTTCGAGGGAAACCATCCGCAAAGCACTGAATCTGCTTGCTCAAAATGGATTCATCCAAAAAATTCGCGGCAAAGGTTCGCTTGTACTGGATTTGAAAAGACATCAGTTTCCGATAACCGGATTAATCAGTTTCAAAGAACTGGCGAAGAACATGGGCGGAAAAGCGAAAACGACTGTGGAAGAATTCACTCTCGAGCTCGCAGGCCGGGAAATTGCCAGGGAATTGAATATAGCTGATGATGAAAAGGTTTGGAAGGTAAAAAGAGTCCGGCATATTGATGAAGAACGAGTGATTCTCGATAAGGATTATCTCGTAGAAAGGCATGTGCCAGGACTGTCGAGCGAGAAATGCGAAAACTCGATATTTGAGTACATTGAAGGTCAGCTTGAGAAGAAAATCAGCTTTGCGAAGAAAGAATTCACGGTGGAGGAACCCAGTGGGGAAGACCGGAAGCTTCTTGATATGGAAGGATTTCATGCAATCGTCATCGTGAAAAACTATATTTATTTTGATGACGCGACCCTGTTCCAATATACAGAATCAAGGCACCGTCCCGACAAGTTCCGGTTCGTTGATTTTGCCAGACGGATGGATACACAGACTCTATGA
- a CDS encoding late competence development ComFB family protein produces MKFSYINVMEEVVSTLVNVLMMSPDYQTFCNCQKCRNDIIAISLNTLPSHYVTTEDGRKMVYEQLNTQENRTWINKRIISAIHLVGKYPKH; encoded by the coding sequence ATGAAATTTAGTTATATCAATGTAATGGAAGAGGTCGTTTCGACTCTTGTCAATGTGCTGATGATGAGCCCGGATTACCAGACTTTCTGCAATTGCCAGAAATGCCGGAACGATATCATCGCCATCAGCCTGAACACTCTTCCAAGTCACTATGTCACTACAGAAGACGGCCGGAAGATGGTCTATGAACAGCTTAATACCCAGGAAAACAGGACCTGGATCAATAAGAGAATCATAAGCGCCATCCATCTTGTCGGGAAGTACCCGAAACATTAA
- a CDS encoding type 1 glutamine amidotransferase domain-containing protein: protein MGKKIACVITDLFEDVEYLEPSRAFTEAGHEVVTIEKEKGKTVKGKQGKAEVKIDESIDNVKPEDFDALFIPGGFSPDQLREDERFVEFAKYFMDEKKPVFAICHGPQLLLTAKTLEGRGATGYKSIRVDMEYAGAKYMDKEVVVCCNQLVTSREPKDIPAFNREALKVLER, encoded by the coding sequence ATGGGTAAAAAAATTGCCTGTGTAATAACAGATTTATTTGAAGATGTAGAATATCTTGAGCCTTCACGAGCTTTTACCGAAGCAGGGCATGAAGTTGTAACAATCGAAAAAGAAAAAGGGAAGACCGTAAAAGGCAAGCAGGGTAAAGCCGAGGTCAAGATTGACGAGAGCATTGACAACGTCAAGCCGGAAGATTTCGATGCATTATTCATTCCTGGCGGCTTCTCTCCGGACCAGCTGCGTGAGGATGAGCGATTCGTGGAATTCGCCAAGTACTTCATGGATGAGAAGAAGCCAGTCTTCGCGATCTGCCATGGACCTCAGCTGCTGTTGACAGCCAAGACACTCGAAGGCAGAGGCGCGACAGGCTACAAGTCCATCCGCGTCGACATGGAATATGCCGGAGCGAAATACATGGATAAAGAAGTCGTCGTATGCTGCAATCAGCTGGTAACAAGCAGGGAGCCGAAGGATATCCCGGCGTTCAATCGCGAAGCACTAAAAGTGCTGGAAAGATAA